A window from Culex pipiens pallens isolate TS chromosome 3, TS_CPP_V2, whole genome shotgun sequence encodes these proteins:
- the LOC120419492 gene encoding endoplasmic reticulum metallopeptidase 1-like, which translates to MKLSRSHVIPLCWSVLIPALGIGIYFLAYWNWSTLPEGVTLAEEQTHTEPEFVAERAHNHLRTLTSRGPRVVGSAANEVFAVNFLVETVNEIIRGADTSNLITVEVQEAAGSYFLDYKDYPITGYYRDVQNVVVTLRKRSDRQFSGRYLLLNAHFDSAVTSPGAGDDGTMTVVMLEVLRQMSKYDLPLQHGIIFLFNGCEENMMQGAHGFVTGHRLAANVSAFINLDVAANGGREIMFQSGPDFPFLMNYYQRYAKRPYANSLGEEVFQLGLVPSFTDFETLSQVGNWPGMDFALASYGYLYHTKYDAFETISESTLQHIGDNLLPLTIGLAQAEELLDVEKYREDSPTFFDFMHLFKITYKRAVAYAVNCTVGIVGLGLIVGTVVMMVRMEGANLGQILMECGLSLIVQTSSIVVGAGVSLVVAVIVDAVGRSMSWFTSTWLLFGLYFVPFIACLVLGPWLYIRFRRVDFLNNQGRVLLFLHAQCFIYIALLLTFTIGGIRSAYLLLFPIIFHSLTTLINMAIKFKLNFWIYVHLTGQLIPLIYFCSLTTTVFAVFIPMTGRGDPTANPDLMMALFSVLMSLFLVGLSAPLIVLLPKIRYFFIVAGLLFVTTIVVMFTSVGFPFREATTPQRYYIFHQERNFYAYDGSLRDSGTNFFLYPMDRHTPDLLFQEVPIWKQRSAPVEELCDKELYCGFPFYINRYHRQRQQSYWMSAQSRPHFPVPISFSLTSKQDITSTVRRFRFTIEGPNLMGLYISPLRGNDLIGWTFSDSIPPSGVPWNGQSVHYVNLLQAKSRAPWEFFLDIESTTGLKDGPMVVISLAAHYMYHEEQHVEEFKNLTQQMPAYMNTVAYPSFLENREF; encoded by the exons AT GAAACTCTCTCGGAGTCACGTGATTCCGCTGTGCTGGAGTGTCCTGATACCGGCACTCGGAATCGGGATCTACTTTCTGGCGTACTGGAACTGGTCGACGCTACCGGAAGGTGTAACGCTAGCTGAAGAACAG ACGCACACAGAGCCGGAGTTTGTAGCTGAACGTGCTCACAACCATCTGCGCACGTTGACCAGTCGCGGACCGCGCGTCGTCGGAAGCGCTGCGAATGAGGTATTCGCCGTCAACTTTTTGGTGGAGACTGTAAATGAAATCATACGAGGTGCGGACACCTCGAATCTGATCACCGTGGAGGTTCAGGAAGCTGCGGGAAGCTACTTTCTGGACTACAAGGACTATCCGATCACGGGCTATTACCGAGATGTTCAGAACGTAGTGGTAACGCTGAGAAAGCGATCCGATAGGCAGTTTAGCGGGCGATACCTGCTGCTGAACGCTCACTTTGACAGTGCGGTGACGAGTCCCGGCGCCGGTGATGACGGAACCATGACCGTGGTCATGCTGGAAGTCCTACGCCAAATGTCCAAGTACGACCTACCCCTTCAACATGGGATTATCTTCCTGTTTAACGGCTGCGAAGAAAACATGATGCAGGGAGCTCACGGATTCGTCACCGGACATCGGCTAGCAGCGAACGTGTCGGCCTTCATCAACCTGGACGTGGCCGCCAACGGAGGTCGCGAGATCATGTTCCAGTCTGGGCCAGACTTCCCCTTTCTGATGAACTATTACCAACGGTACGCGAAGCGTCCGTACGCCAACTCGCTGGGCGAGGAAGTCTTCCAGCTGGGATTGGTTCCGTCTTTCACGGACTTTGAAACCCTGTCCCAGGTTGGGAACTGGCCCGGCATGGACTTTGCCTTGGCGTCCTACGGATACCTGTATCACACAAAGTATGACGCGTTCGAGACCATTTCGGAGTCTACGCTGCAGCACATCGGGGACAATCTGCTCCCGCTAACGATCGGGTTGGCGCAAGCCGAGGAACTGTTGGACGTGGAAAAGTACCGCGAAGATTCGCCGACGTTCTTCGACTTTATGCACCTGTTCAAGATCACGTACAAGCGAGCTGTAGCGTACGCCGTAAATTGCACCGTGGGGATTGTCGGACTGGGCTTGATCGTTGGAACGGTTGTGATGATGGTCCGGATGGAGGGAGCCAATTTGGGGCAGATTCTAATGGAATGCGGTTTGTCGTTGATCGTACAAACTTCGTCGATTGTGGTGGGAGCAGGTGTTAGTTTGGTTGTGGCGGTGATCGTTGATGCTGTTGGACGATCAATGTCTTGGTTTACCTCTACTTGGTTACTGTTTGGACTGTACTTTGTACCTTTTATTGCCTGTCTGGTTTTAGGTCCGTGGCTGTACATCAGGTTCCGGAGAGTT GACTTTCTCAACAACCAAGGTCGCGTGCTGCTCTTCCTACACGCACAGTGCTTCATCTACATTGCCCTGCTGCTAACCTTCACCATCGGAGGTATCCGCTCGGCGTACCTCCTCTTATTCCCGATCATCTTTCACTCCCTAACGACCCTAATCAACATGGCCATCAAGTTCAAGCTCAACTTCTGGATCTACGTTCACCTCACCGGCCAGCTGATCCCGTTGATCTACTTCTGCTCACTGACCACGACGGTGTTTGCCGTGTTTATTCCGATGACCGGCCGCGGAGATCCCACCGCCAATCCCGACCTGATGATGGCGCTGTTTAGCGTGCTAATGTCACTGTTTCTAGTCGGACTGTCGGCTCCGTTGATCGTACTGCTGCCCAAGATCAGGTACTTCTTCATCGTAGCAGGCCTGCTGTTTGTTACCACGATCGTGGTGATGTTTACGTCCGTTGGGTTCCCGTTCCGGGAAGCTACAACGCCCCAACGGTACTACATCTTT CACCAAGAACGCAACTTTTACGCTTACGACGGTTCACTGCGAGATTCCGGTACAAACTTCTTCCTCTACCCGATGGATCGGCACACACCGGACCTACTATTCCAGGAAGTGCCCATTTGGAAACAAAGATCCGCTCCCGTTGAAGAACTCTGCGACAAAGAGCTATACTGCGGATTCCCGTTCTACATCAACCGGTACCACCGCCAACGCCAGCAAAGCTACTGGATGTCCGCTCAGTCGCGACCGCACTTCCCAGTTCCGATCAGCTTCAGCCTGACTTCGAAGCAAGACATAACCTCAACAGTCCGAAGATTCCGGTTCACAATCGAAGGCCCCAACCTGATGGGACTGTACATTTCACCGCTCCGAGGAAACGACCTTATTGGGTGGACATTCAGCGATTCGATTCCACCCAGTGGCGTGCCCTGGAACGGACAGTCCGTGCACTACGTGAACCTCCTGCAAGCCAAGTCACGAGCTCCGTGGGAGTTTTTCTTGGACATTGAGTCGACTACTGGGTTGAAGGACGGGCCCATGGTTGTGATATCGCTTGCGGCGCACTACATGTACCACGAGGAGCAGCACGtcgaagaatttaagaatttgacgcAGCAGATGCCAGCGTACATGAACACTGTGGCGTATCCGAGCTTCTTGGAAAATAGAGAGTTCTGA